The genome window ACTTTGCCCGACTGGCCGGACTTCATCGCGGCGAAGCCCTTCTCGAAATCATCTACGCCGAAGCGATGGGTGATGATCTGCGAGACGTCGAGCCCGTTTTCCAGCATGGCGATCATCTTGTACCACGTCTCGAAAATCTCGCGGCCATAGACGCCCTTAATGGTGATGGCTTTGAAGACGATCCGGCTCCAATCCACCGGCGACTTGCCCGGAGGGATGCCCAACATGGCGATACGCCCGCCCATGGTCATGGCCTCGACCATCTGATCGAGCGCCTGTTGGTTGCCGGACATCTCTAAACCGACGTCAAAGCCCTGCTTCATTTTCAATCGGGGAATCACCTCCGCCAAATTCTCTTCGGCGACATTAACCGTCACCACATCGGCGACTTTCTCCGCAAGTGCTAGCCGCGCAGGGTTCACATCAGTGATCACCACATGCCGCGCGCCCACATGCCGCGCGACGGCGGCGGCCATGATGCCGATGGGGCCTGCGCCGGTGATCAGCACATCTTCGCCCACCAGATCAAAGCTCAGCGCCGTATGCACAGCGTTGCCCAAAGGATCGAGGATCGCGCCGATATCATCGGGAATCTCATCCGGCAGCGGCACCACATTAAACGCAGGCAGCTTAAGGTATTGCGCAAAAGCCCCCTGCTCATTCACCCCAATGCCCCGCGTCGCCGGATCAAGGTGGAACTTCCCCGCGCGGCTTTGACGTGACTGTTTGCCGATCAGATGCCCCTCGCCCGAGCAGCGCTGACCAATCTCCAGCCCTTCGACATTGCGGCCCAATTCCACGATCTCGCCCGCGAACTCATGCCCGGTGATCATCGGGACCGGCACGGTTTGTGCGGCCCAATCATCCCAGTTCCAGATGTGGATATCGGTGCCACAGATGCCGGTTTTGTTGATCTTGATCAGCACGTCGTCTGGGCCGATTTCAGGCACCGGGGCGTGGGTCATCCACAGCCCCTCGCGGGGGTGCAGCTTGCTCAGCGCTTTCATCTCATTGGTGGTCATTCGATCACCCCACAGGCTTTGCCCGCGACTTCGAATGCCTTCAACGCGCGGTCGAGTTGCGCGCGGGTCAGTGCCGCGTTCATCTGCGTGCGGATGCGCGCCTGACCGCGCGGCACCACCGGGAAGAAGAAGCCGGAGACATAGACGCCCTCCTCGAAAAGCCGCGCAGCCATGTCCTGCGCCAGCTGCGCTTCGCCCAGCATGACCGGCACGATGGGATGCTCGCCGGGCAGCAGGTCAAAGCCAAGCCTTTCCAGCCCCGCACGCCAGTAAGCTGTGTTTTCGAACAACTGCGCGCGTAGATCATCGCCTTGCTCCACCAGTTCCAGCGCCCGCATCCCTGCCATGACAATCGACGAGGGCAGCGAGTTGGAAAACAGATAAGGCCGCGCGCGCTGGCGCAAGAGGTCGATCACCGCCTGCGGCCCGGCGATATAGCCGCCAATCGCCCCGCCAAGCGCCTTGCCCAGCGTGCCGGTCACGATGTCGACCTTGACCCCGTGATGCGCGGGCGTGCCTGCACCTTTCGGCCCCATGAAGCCGGTGGAATGGCAGTCATCGACCATCACCAGCGCCTCGTATTTCTCGGCCAGCGCCACAATCTCGGGCAGGTTCGCCAGATAGCCGTCCATGGAGAAGACCCCGTCCGTCGCGATCATGATGAAGCGAGCGCCCTCTTCGCGGGCCTGTCTCAGCTTGGCTTCCAGATCTGCCATGTCGCTGTTGGCATAGCGGTAGCGCTTGGCCTTACACAGGCGGATGCCGTCGATGATCGACGCATGGTTCAGCGCGTCCGAGATCACCGCATCCTCCGGCCCCAGCAGCGGCTCGAACAGCCCGCCGTTGGCGTCGAAACAGGCGGCGAAGAGGATCGAATCGTCATGGCCGAGAAAGCTCGCCAGCTTCTGCTCTAACTCGCGGTGGATGTCCTGCGTGCCGCAGATAAAGCGGACCGAGGCCATGCCGAATCCCTTCTCGTCCATCGCCTCTTTGGCGGTGGCGATTAGATCGGGATGGTCAGCCAGCCCAAGGTAGTTGTTGGCGCAAAGGTTGATGACCTCGCGGGTGCCAACTTCAATCTCCCCGCCCTGGGGCGTGGTAATAAGACGTTCGCGCTTCATCATGCCCTCGGCGTCGATCTCGGCCAGAGTGTCGGTGATGTGCTCCAGAAATGCTTTGGTCATGAGACTCTCCTTTTGAGGCTCATCTACCATAGCGGAGGCTATTCCGGAATAGAGGATTTCTTGAATAGCGGATTTTTTCCGATATACCGGATATCAGGCGTCCTGCACGACCAAGAAGGCCCGCACCTGTCCCGCCGTGGCGCGGATGGCGTGGGGCACATCGGCGGCATAACGGGCGGTGTCTCCGGCCTGCAATTGCTCGGTCCCCGCGCCGCTGGTGACCTCGACAGCCCCTTCAAAGACGCTCAGATGCTCTCGTGCACCACGGGTATGCGGGGCGCTGTCCAATACGCCCCCCTCGGCGATGAGCAGCTCATACACCTCGTGATGCCCGGCCTCTTCGGGCGGGGATAGGATGCGGATGCGACAGCCGGAGCCAAGGTTGTTGATCGTCGGCACCGCGGCGCTGCGCAGCACTTCGATCTGCGCTTCGGTGGGGGCACCATCCAAAAGACCCGCAAAATCAACCTGCAACGCACGCGTCAGGTTCCACAGCGTCGCAATGGTCGGGCTCGATTCCCCGCGCTCAATCTGGCTCACCATGGACCGCGACACGCCCGATAGCTTGGCCACGGCATCAAGCGATAGCCCCTGCCCCTGCCGCGCTTCTTTCAGGCGGGCCGGCAGTTGCGTCAGGATCTTGTCATTATTTTCCGTCATGACGGATATGTCGCGCGGCGCACTGCCCCTGTCAAGCGGCGCTTTGACGGGACGTTTCGCCTGACAACGGGTCATCTCCGCCGCATAGTGCCGCCAACGGATAGAGGAGAGCTTCATGTCAAACGATATCGTCATCTTGGGCGGCGCACGCACCGCCATCGGTACTTTCGGCGGCAGCCTTGCCGCCACCCCTCCCAGCACGCTGGGCAGCATCGTGGCCCGCGCAGCGATGGCGCGTGCAGGCGTTGACCCGGCACAGATCGGCCATGTGATGTTCGGCAACGTCATCAACACCGAGCCGCGCGACATGTACCTCAGCCGCGTCGCCGCGCGCGATGCGGGCGTGCCTGATGAAGTGCCTGCGATGAACGTGAACCGCCTGTGCGGTTCGGGCGTACAAGCGCTGGTTTCGGCCACCCAAAGCCTGATGCTGGGCGATGCGGATTTCGCCCTTGCTGGCGGGGCTGAAAGCATGTCGCGCGCGCCTTACATTCTGCCCGATGCCCGCTGGGGCCAGAAAATGGGCGATGTTCGCAGCCTCGACATGCTTTTGGGCACGCTGAACTGCCCCTTCGGCACCGGCCATATGGGGGTCACGGCCGAGAATGTGGCGGATGAACATACCATCACCCGCGAGGAAATGGACACCTTTGCCCTGCAAAGCCAAGAGCGCGCAGCGGCGGCCATCGAGGCGGGGCATTTCAAGGATCAGATCGTGCCGGTTGAGGTAAAGGTGAAGCGCGACATGGTGCCGTTCGACACCGATGAACACCCCAAGGCGACCACCGCCGAAGCACTGGCCGGGCTGCGTCCGGTGTTCCAGAAAGATGGACGTGTCACAGCGGGCAACGCCAGCGGCATCAATGACGGTGCGGCCGCACTGGTGCTGGCCCGCGCCGAAGCGGCTGAGGCCGCTGGGTTGAAACCTCGTGCGCGCATTCTGGGCTATGCCCATGCGGGTGTCCGGCCCGAGGTGATGGGCATCGGCCCAATCCCTGCTGTGCAGAACCTGCTGAAACGCACCGGGTTGAAGGCCAGCGATTTCGACGTGATCGAAAGCAACGAAGCCTTCGCCAGCCAAGCACTGGCCGTGAGCAAGGAGTTGGGATTCGACCCGGCAAAAGTGAACCCCAACGGCGGGGCCATCGCCCTTGGCCACCCGGTCGGCGCGACCGGGGCGATCATCACCGTGAAGGCGCTTTATGAGCTGGAGCGGATCGGCGGCAAGCGCGCGTTGATCACCATGTGCATCGGCGGCGGGCAAGGCATCGCCATGGCGATTGAACGTATCGCCTAAATGGCGGGGGGCCTCCGCGGCCCCCTGCCCTAAAGCAGCGCGCCGATTAGGGCGACTGTGGTGGCCCCGGCAATGCCGGACATCAGCGCAGTCGCCGCGATGTAGCGCCAGAACCGCGGGCGGCGCTCTGGCTGCTCCTCGGTTTGACGGTTCAGCGCCTGTTCGACCAACCCCGGCAGGCGCGGGCCAAAGCGGGCCATGACCATGGCGGTGTCGCGCAGATCCGAAAGCATCGCCCGCGGGCCGAGCGATTTGGTTATATAATCCGTTACAATCGGGCTTGCGACTTCCCAGATGTTGATATGCGGGTTGAGCGAGCGGGCGACGCCCTCAACCACGACCATCGTGCGTTGCAGCAAGATCAGCTCGGTCCGGGTTTCCATGCCGAAACGCTCAGTCACTTCAAAGAGATACGTCAGCAACCGAGCCATGGAGATGCGGGTGGCGTCCATGCCGAAAATCGGCTCGCCCACCGCGCGCAGGGCGCGGGCGAATTCATCTACATCCTTGTCAGCGGGCACGTAACCCGCCTCGAAATGCACTTTGGCCACGCGCATATAGTCACGGCGGATGAAACCATAGAGAATTTCCGCGTACACCCGACGGGTATAGCTGTCGATATGGCCCATGATGCCGAAGTCATAGGCGATGATATCGCCGTTGGCCGCGACCTTGAGGTTGCCTTGGTGCATGTCGGCGTGGAAATAACCATCGCGCAGGGCGTGTTGCAAAAAGAGTTGCAGTACCCGTTCCGACAGCGCCACACGGTCGTGCCCCGCCGCATCCAGCGCGGCGTTGTCGCCCAGCGGCAGACCATCGGCCCAGCCTAGGGTCATCACGCGGCGGCCAGAGTGGTTCCACTTGATCTCAGGCAGTTGGAAACCGGGATCGTCCTTGGTGTTGGCCGCAAACTCAGACGCGGCAGAGCTTTCCAGCCGCAGGTCCAACTCACCACGCACCACGCCGTCGAAATGCTCGATCACCTCAATGGGCCGCAATCGCCGCGAACCGGGAGAGAAGATTTCAGCCATGCGTGCGGCTAGGTAAAAGGCGTCGATGTCCTTGCGGAAGGCTTTTTCGATTCCGGGGCGCAGGACTTTGACGGCGACCTCTTCGCCGGTCTCGGCCAGTCGTGCATGGTGGACCTGCGCGATAGAGGCCGCAGCGACGGGTTCGCTGAACTCAGAGAAAATGGCGTTGACCGGCTCACCCAACTCCTGCTCAACCGCCCTACGGGCAAGCGCCGTGTCAAAAGGTGGCAGCTTGTCTTGCAAGACACGCAGTTGCACAGCCAGATCATCGCCAACCACGTCAGGCCGGGTCGACAGCACCTGTCCAAATTTGATGTAGGCCGGGCCAAGCGCCGTGAGCGCGCGGGTGGCGGGCGGCATGGTCGGGTCGCCTTTGTAGCCCAGCCATTTGAACGGCAGACCAAGCGCGCGGGCCACGAAACGCAGCGGCGGGGAGGCATCGAAAGCATCCAGCACCACATTCATTGCGCCCGCGCGTTCCAGCGTCGCGCCCGTGCGGATCAACCGCCAGATGTTGTGCGGACCGCGCATCAGAGTTTCCAGCCCGAATGCA of Sulfitobacter sp. DSM 110093 contains these proteins:
- the tdh gene encoding L-threonine 3-dehydrogenase, encoding MTTNEMKALSKLHPREGLWMTHAPVPEIGPDDVLIKINKTGICGTDIHIWNWDDWAAQTVPVPMITGHEFAGEIVELGRNVEGLEIGQRCSGEGHLIGKQSRQSRAGKFHLDPATRGIGVNEQGAFAQYLKLPAFNVVPLPDEIPDDIGAILDPLGNAVHTALSFDLVGEDVLITGAGPIGIMAAAVARHVGARHVVITDVNPARLALAEKVADVVTVNVAEENLAEVIPRLKMKQGFDVGLEMSGNQQALDQMVEAMTMGGRIAMLGIPPGKSPVDWSRIVFKAITIKGVYGREIFETWYKMIAMLENGLDVSQIITHRFGVDDFEKGFAAMKSGQSGKVVLDWT
- a CDS encoding glycine C-acetyltransferase, with product MTKAFLEHITDTLAEIDAEGMMKRERLITTPQGGEIEVGTREVINLCANNYLGLADHPDLIATAKEAMDEKGFGMASVRFICGTQDIHRELEQKLASFLGHDDSILFAACFDANGGLFEPLLGPEDAVISDALNHASIIDGIRLCKAKRYRYANSDMADLEAKLRQAREEGARFIMIATDGVFSMDGYLANLPEIVALAEKYEALVMVDDCHSTGFMGPKGAGTPAHHGVKVDIVTGTLGKALGGAIGGYIAGPQAVIDLLRQRARPYLFSNSLPSSIVMAGMRALELVEQGDDLRAQLFENTAYWRAGLERLGFDLLPGEHPIVPVMLGEAQLAQDMAARLFEEGVYVSGFFFPVVPRGQARIRTQMNAALTRAQLDRALKAFEVAGKACGVIE
- a CDS encoding helix-turn-helix domain-containing protein, which translates into the protein MTENNDKILTQLPARLKEARQGQGLSLDAVAKLSGVSRSMVSQIERGESSPTIATLWNLTRALQVDFAGLLDGAPTEAQIEVLRSAAVPTINNLGSGCRIRILSPPEEAGHHEVYELLIAEGGVLDSAPHTRGAREHLSVFEGAVEVTSGAGTEQLQAGDTARYAADVPHAIRATAGQVRAFLVVQDA
- a CDS encoding acetyl-CoA C-acyltransferase family protein; the encoded protein is MSNDIVILGGARTAIGTFGGSLAATPPSTLGSIVARAAMARAGVDPAQIGHVMFGNVINTEPRDMYLSRVAARDAGVPDEVPAMNVNRLCGSGVQALVSATQSLMLGDADFALAGGAESMSRAPYILPDARWGQKMGDVRSLDMLLGTLNCPFGTGHMGVTAENVADEHTITREEMDTFALQSQERAAAAIEAGHFKDQIVPVEVKVKRDMVPFDTDEHPKATTAEALAGLRPVFQKDGRVTAGNASGINDGAAALVLARAEAAEAAGLKPRARILGYAHAGVRPEVMGIGPIPAVQNLLKRTGLKASDFDVIESNEAFASQALAVSKELGFDPAKVNPNGGAIALGHPVGATGAIITVKALYELERIGGKRALITMCIGGGQGIAMAIERIA
- the ubiB gene encoding 2-polyprenylphenol 6-hydroxylase, with product MRGPHNIWRLIRTGATLERAGAMNVVLDAFDASPPLRFVARALGLPFKWLGYKGDPTMPPATRALTALGPAYIKFGQVLSTRPDVVGDDLAVQLRVLQDKLPPFDTALARRAVEQELGEPVNAIFSEFSEPVAAASIAQVHHARLAETGEEVAVKVLRPGIEKAFRKDIDAFYLAARMAEIFSPGSRRLRPIEVIEHFDGVVRGELDLRLESSAASEFAANTKDDPGFQLPEIKWNHSGRRVMTLGWADGLPLGDNAALDAAGHDRVALSERVLQLFLQHALRDGYFHADMHQGNLKVAANGDIIAYDFGIMGHIDSYTRRVYAEILYGFIRRDYMRVAKVHFEAGYVPADKDVDEFARALRAVGEPIFGMDATRISMARLLTYLFEVTERFGMETRTELILLQRTMVVVEGVARSLNPHINIWEVASPIVTDYITKSLGPRAMLSDLRDTAMVMARFGPRLPGLVEQALNRQTEEQPERRPRFWRYIAATALMSGIAGATTVALIGALL